The Nitriliruptor alkaliphilus DSM 45188 genome includes a region encoding these proteins:
- a CDS encoding MGMT family protein, translating into MTSSGRVHEPSDDPFAARVAAVIAATCPGEVVTYGEVAAEAGHPGAARAVGRVLRGSGGTLPWWRVVTASGRLVPGLESEHADRLEREGVAVDRARGRVSPRRAAGGQR; encoded by the coding sequence GTGACCTCCTCGGGGCGGGTTCACGAGCCTAGCGACGACCCCTTCGCGGCCCGGGTGGCCGCCGTCATCGCCGCCACCTGCCCCGGTGAGGTCGTCACCTACGGCGAGGTGGCGGCCGAGGCGGGCCACCCCGGCGCGGCGCGGGCCGTCGGGCGGGTGCTGCGCGGCTCGGGCGGCACGCTGCCGTGGTGGCGGGTGGTCACCGCCTCGGGGCGGCTGGTCCCCGGGCTCGAGTCCGAGCACGCCGACCGGCTCGAACGCGAGGGCGTGGCGGTCGATCGGGCCCGCGGGCGGGTGTCCCCGCGCCGCGCCGCCGGCGGTCAGCGCTGA
- a CDS encoding peroxiredoxin — protein MPSPGQRLPDLDVTLHTGEVTTLGKLAADGPLVVFFYPKAFTGGCTAEACHFRDLAAEFAAVGANRVGVSRDDVATQARFAESHGFDYPLLADPAGAVAKAFGAKRPGPLWSKRQTFVVDTDLTLLGAINSETDMERHADEALELLRQR, from the coding sequence GTGCCCAGCCCTGGCCAGCGACTGCCCGACCTCGACGTGACCCTCCACACCGGCGAGGTCACCACCCTCGGCAAGCTCGCCGCGGACGGACCGCTGGTGGTCTTCTTCTACCCCAAGGCCTTCACCGGCGGCTGCACCGCCGAGGCGTGTCACTTCCGCGACCTCGCTGCCGAGTTCGCCGCGGTCGGGGCCAACCGGGTCGGGGTCAGCCGCGATGACGTCGCCACCCAGGCGCGCTTCGCCGAGAGCCACGGGTTCGACTACCCGCTGCTCGCCGACCCCGCCGGTGCGGTGGCCAAGGCGTTCGGTGCCAAGCGGCCGGGCCCCCTGTGGAGCAAGCGCCAGACGTTCGTGGTCGACACCGACCTGACGCTGCTCGGTGCGATCAACAGCGAGACCGACATGGAGAGGCACGCCGACGAGGCGCTCGAGCTGCTCCGTCAGCGCTGA
- a CDS encoding bile acid:sodium symporter family protein: MDGDSLLVGIGLPVALFVIMTGIGLTLTTGDFRREAAAPRGMVVGAIGQLLVMPLVGIGIVWLLGLQGVIAVGVVIAATVPGGTTSNLIAFLGRANVALSIVLTVVASLATVVTIPIVVRFALERFGDGQRAVSLPVLQTVAQLVVIVLVPVLLGMWVRARSPQLAARAERGVSLFGAVVLVVLIVGIAIEVGDEVPSFLRQAGPAVILLNVAGLVIGGLIGWVAGLPKRDRITIAVELGVKNATLGILVAGLLRPLDPLYAAPSAVYGLLMYVSAVLVVLYGRRVALMEVPDHPR; this comes from the coding sequence GTGGACGGCGACAGCCTGCTCGTGGGGATCGGCCTGCCGGTCGCCCTGTTCGTCATCATGACGGGCATCGGGCTCACGCTCACCACCGGCGACTTCCGCCGCGAGGCCGCCGCACCGCGCGGCATGGTGGTCGGCGCGATCGGTCAGCTGCTGGTGATGCCGCTGGTGGGGATCGGCATCGTGTGGCTGCTCGGGCTCCAGGGGGTGATCGCGGTGGGCGTGGTCATCGCCGCCACCGTCCCGGGCGGGACCACCTCCAACCTGATCGCCTTCCTCGGTCGCGCCAACGTGGCGCTGTCGATCGTGCTGACGGTGGTGGCGTCCCTCGCGACGGTCGTGACCATCCCGATCGTGGTCAGGTTCGCGCTCGAGCGGTTCGGCGACGGCCAGCGGGCGGTCTCGCTGCCGGTCCTGCAGACCGTCGCGCAGCTGGTGGTGATCGTGCTCGTCCCCGTGCTGCTCGGGATGTGGGTGCGTGCCCGCTCGCCGCAGCTGGCTGCCCGCGCCGAGCGGGGCGTGTCGCTGTTCGGCGCCGTCGTCCTGGTCGTCCTGATCGTCGGTATCGCGATCGAGGTCGGCGACGAGGTGCCGAGCTTCCTGCGCCAGGCCGGCCCCGCCGTGATCCTGCTCAACGTCGCCGGGCTGGTGATCGGCGGGCTCATCGGCTGGGTCGCCGGCCTCCCCAAGCGCGACCGGATCACCATCGCGGTCGAGCTCGGCGTCAAGAACGCCACGCTGGGGATCCTCGTGGCCGGCCTGTTGCGCCCCCTCGATCCGCTGTACGCGGCTCCGTCCGCGGTCTACGGCCTGCTGATGTACGTCTCGGCGGTCCTCGTGGTGCTCTACGGCCGTCGTGTCGCTCTCATGGAGGTTCCCGACCACCCCCGGTGA
- the dacB gene encoding D-alanyl-D-alanine carboxypeptidase/D-alanyl-D-alanine endopeptidase — MLLLGCTGDPGSDGSSPVAADESIAASPAPEPRSPEPDPDPEPEPEPEPEPPPPPASRPALEASLDAVVAAAVAAAPRLELGVLVLDEFGREVVSHEPDRPLMPASTAKQVTAAAALTTLGPDARLPTVVDATDGIDGTGRLDGDLIVIGSGDPTLVTDEYARYIYPARPRTPLSSLADQLVAAGLRHVTGDVRGTAPAFAAASLPTGWRDNYLSSLDGRYGAGLTVDGGLRTIIALPDLPDEEDEGDEADGGVDAGSGAGTDAEPRTVEDDDDLDERPVSILDQLAALDTDLPPIVRVSLAEDPVLHTAAELTRLLVERGVVVDGVPTVAPPESPVVARLAVVASPPMDEILRFTVQRSDNHLADALALTVARARTGEGSWTAADRAFGQVLTRFEVSTDGVVFADGSGLSRDDRLTARALTELDRRVTGDPRFGGTWRSLQAVAGRSGTLQRRFVGTPAEGRLLGKTGTLRDVSAFSGQIIGRDADAAGPAPPGERRYHLTIIGNATDTAAGVTRAVVDEVTLALVADLDGCQVVPAGADDGPLGRPPSAVRCAN, encoded by the coding sequence GTGCTGCTGCTCGGGTGCACGGGCGACCCGGGTTCCGACGGGTCGTCGCCCGTGGCGGCGGACGAGTCCATCGCGGCCTCCCCTGCGCCCGAACCCCGGTCACCGGAGCCGGATCCGGATCCGGAGCCGGAGCCGGAGCCGGAGCCGGAGCCGCCACCCCCACCCGCCTCGCGGCCGGCGCTCGAGGCATCGCTCGACGCCGTCGTCGCTGCCGCGGTCGCCGCCGCCCCCCGCCTCGAGCTCGGCGTGCTCGTCCTCGACGAGTTCGGCCGCGAGGTCGTCAGCCACGAGCCGGACCGGCCGCTCATGCCCGCGTCCACCGCCAAGCAGGTCACCGCCGCGGCAGCGCTCACCACCCTCGGACCCGACGCCCGCCTGCCGACCGTCGTGGATGCGACCGACGGCATCGACGGCACCGGACGCCTCGACGGCGACCTGATCGTCATCGGCTCGGGCGACCCGACGCTCGTCACCGACGAGTACGCCCGCTACATCTACCCGGCGCGGCCGCGGACGCCGCTGTCGTCGTTGGCGGACCAGCTGGTGGCTGCGGGGCTCCGCCACGTCACCGGCGACGTTCGGGGGACCGCGCCGGCGTTCGCCGCCGCATCGCTGCCGACCGGGTGGCGCGACAACTACCTCAGCAGCCTCGACGGTCGCTACGGGGCCGGACTCACCGTCGACGGGGGGCTGCGGACGATCATCGCGCTGCCCGACCTCCCCGACGAGGAGGACGAGGGGGACGAGGCGGACGGTGGTGTCGATGCCGGCTCGGGGGCAGGCACGGACGCCGAGCCCCGGACCGTCGAGGACGACGACGACCTGGACGAGCGACCCGTCAGCATCCTCGACCAGCTCGCCGCGCTCGACACCGATCTGCCACCCATCGTGCGCGTCTCCCTCGCCGAGGACCCGGTGCTGCACACCGCTGCCGAGCTGACGCGCCTGCTCGTGGAGCGTGGTGTGGTCGTGGACGGGGTGCCGACCGTGGCCCCGCCCGAGTCGCCGGTGGTGGCCCGGCTCGCGGTGGTCGCCTCGCCGCCGATGGACGAGATCCTGCGCTTCACCGTGCAGCGCAGCGACAACCACCTCGCGGACGCACTGGCGCTCACCGTTGCTCGTGCTCGGACGGGCGAGGGCAGCTGGACGGCCGCCGACCGCGCGTTCGGCCAGGTCCTGACGCGCTTCGAGGTGTCCACCGACGGGGTGGTGTTCGCCGACGGGTCGGGGCTGTCGCGCGACGATCGGTTGACGGCGCGGGCCCTGACCGAGCTCGATCGGCGGGTCACCGGCGATCCCCGGTTCGGCGGGACCTGGCGGTCCCTCCAGGCGGTCGCCGGCCGATCCGGGACGCTCCAGCGTCGCTTCGTCGGCACCCCCGCCGAGGGCCGCCTCCTGGGCAAGACCGGCACCCTGCGGGACGTCTCCGCCTTCAGCGGGCAGATCATCGGCCGGGACGCTGACGCGGCCGGACCCGCGCCACCGGGGGAGCGGCGCTATCACCTGACCATCATCGGCAACGCGACGGACACGGCCGCCGGGGTGACCCGTGCGGTCGTCGACGAGGTCACCCTCGCGCTCGTCGCCGACCTCGATGGCTGCCAGGTGGTCCCGGCCGGCGCGGACGACGGCCCCCTGGGGCGGCCACCTTCCGCCGTCCGCTGCGCGAACTAG
- a CDS encoding VOC family protein has translation MHHLELYVGDLERAYRFWGWLLGELGYEPHQEWDEGCSYRSGDTYLALVEAPEGARELDRRDVGVNHVAFHAGSRADVERLSAELSERGGRLLYADRHPYAGGEDHFAAFCEDPDGLKVELVAS, from the coding sequence CTGCACCACCTCGAACTGTACGTGGGCGACCTCGAGCGGGCCTACCGGTTCTGGGGGTGGCTCCTCGGTGAGCTCGGCTACGAACCGCACCAGGAGTGGGACGAGGGCTGCTCGTACCGCTCGGGGGACACCTACCTGGCGCTCGTCGAGGCGCCCGAGGGCGCCCGTGAGCTCGATCGCCGCGACGTCGGGGTCAACCACGTCGCCTTCCACGCGGGCAGCCGCGCCGACGTCGAACGGTTGAGCGCTGAGCTCTCGGAGCGCGGCGGCCGCTTGCTGTACGCCGACCGTCACCCGTACGCTGGTGGCGAGGACCACTTCGCGGCGTTCTGCGAGGATCCCGACGGGCTGAAGGTCGAACTGGTCGCCAGCTGA
- a CDS encoding YibE/F family protein: MDLTTRTHRRLLAVVAVIMAVTVVGLVLLWPSASALPDRAEPPEPLVSGRILAVEISGVSDDPMFGGGQLATVDVEVLEGPDEGRVVQLTVDLSGYPDFGPGDGVELARSRAPDGTVDYFITDFPRLPTLAVLIGMFVAAVLMIGRWHGLRSLIGLTLSLVLVVRFIVPAILAGSHPPLVALVGALAVMVVTLYLAHGVNEMTTAAIVGTAGALTLTVVLGLVFIDAASITGFASEDAVFARQQVFDLDLQGLVLAGLIIASLGVLDDVTVSQASTVFALHDTDRTLPFTALFARAMKVGRDHIASVVNTLFLAYAGASLPLLVVFSTGGLGTGEIVNSEVLAVEIVKTVVGSLGLIVAVPLTTALAAAVAVRRAEDAPVVPVHVHAHGPDDVPSHHPEEADLEEADLDDDARAARAWSRYLREHGVDPDRTDDDDLDRGPEGPRG; this comes from the coding sequence GTGGACCTCACCACCCGCACGCACCGCCGGCTGCTCGCGGTGGTCGCGGTCATCATGGCTGTGACGGTCGTCGGGCTCGTGCTGCTGTGGCCCTCCGCGTCGGCGTTGCCCGACCGCGCGGAGCCGCCCGAACCGCTGGTGTCGGGCCGCATCCTCGCGGTCGAGATCTCCGGGGTGTCGGACGACCCGATGTTCGGCGGCGGGCAGCTGGCGACCGTCGACGTGGAGGTGCTCGAGGGGCCGGACGAGGGGCGGGTCGTGCAGCTGACCGTCGACCTGTCCGGCTACCCGGACTTCGGACCGGGGGACGGGGTGGAGCTCGCCCGGTCGAGGGCTCCTGACGGCACCGTCGACTACTTCATCACCGACTTCCCGCGGTTGCCCACCCTGGCCGTGCTCATCGGGATGTTCGTCGCGGCCGTGCTGATGATCGGTCGCTGGCACGGCTTGCGGTCCCTGATCGGGCTGACGCTGTCCCTGGTCCTGGTGGTGCGGTTCATCGTGCCGGCCATCCTCGCCGGATCGCACCCACCGCTGGTCGCGCTCGTCGGAGCGCTGGCGGTCATGGTGGTGACCCTCTACCTCGCGCACGGCGTCAACGAGATGACCACGGCGGCCATCGTCGGCACGGCAGGTGCGCTGACCCTCACCGTCGTCCTCGGGCTGGTGTTCATCGATGCGGCGTCCATCACCGGCTTCGCGTCGGAGGATGCCGTCTTCGCCCGCCAGCAGGTGTTCGACCTCGACCTGCAGGGGCTGGTGCTCGCCGGTCTGATCATCGCTTCCCTCGGTGTGCTCGACGACGTGACCGTGTCCCAGGCCTCGACGGTGTTCGCCCTCCACGACACCGACCGCACGCTGCCGTTCACCGCCCTGTTCGCGCGGGCGATGAAGGTGGGGCGCGACCACATCGCGTCCGTGGTCAACACCCTCTTCCTCGCCTACGCCGGTGCGTCGCTCCCGCTCCTGGTGGTGTTCTCGACCGGCGGGCTCGGCACGGGCGAGATCGTCAACTCCGAGGTCCTCGCCGTCGAGATCGTCAAGACCGTCGTCGGCTCGCTCGGCCTGATCGTCGCCGTGCCACTGACCACCGCGCTCGCGGCCGCCGTGGCCGTGCGCCGGGCCGAGGATGCCCCCGTCGTACCGGTCCACGTCCACGCCCACGGCCCCGACGACGTGCCGAGCCACCACCCTGAGGAGGCCGACCTCGAGGAGGCCGACCTCGACGACGACGCCCGCGCCGCGCGCGCCTGGTCGCGGTACCTGCGCGAGCACGGGGTGGATCCGGACCGCACCGATGACGACGATCTCGACCGGGGGCCCGAGGGGCCGCGCGGGTAG
- a CDS encoding sigma-70 family RNA polymerase sigma factor, translating to MNPVELPTAEIAVEELLERSAERGFVLLSELQELYVPELHGQTWIDDAITSARDAGVQVIDDVADDAPEALADPTAALTTDLVRQYLNDAGRHALLTKEDEADLAKRYQAGLAADEMLREKAGPLARARKARLRTVSRDGAKAKERMVQANLRLVVPQARKFSGRDLDFIELIQEGNLGLLRAVEKFDHTKGYKFSTYAVWWIRQALQRGVASKGRTIRVPAHVWELYGKLRSAELRLRQQKGGDPTEEEIAAEVGLTATRVREVREAMQELVSLDRPIGEDGDATMGDLIADHGVVDPADTALEGDAMSQIEAALDALDDRERIILVLRFGLGGEEPQTLEEIGAHFGLTRERIRQMQNRALAKLRHPSRAHNLSGLLDVLDRAA from the coding sequence GTGAACCCCGTCGAGCTGCCGACCGCCGAGATCGCGGTCGAGGAGCTGCTGGAGCGCTCGGCAGAGCGCGGCTTCGTGCTGCTCTCCGAGCTCCAGGAGCTGTACGTCCCCGAGTTGCACGGCCAGACCTGGATCGACGACGCCATCACCTCGGCCCGGGACGCCGGGGTGCAGGTCATCGACGACGTCGCCGACGACGCTCCCGAGGCGCTCGCCGACCCCACCGCGGCCCTCACCACCGACCTCGTGCGCCAGTACCTCAACGACGCCGGCCGCCACGCCCTCCTGACCAAGGAGGACGAGGCGGACCTGGCCAAGCGCTACCAGGCCGGTCTCGCCGCCGACGAGATGCTCAGGGAGAAGGCCGGGCCGCTGGCCCGCGCCCGCAAGGCGCGCCTGCGCACCGTCAGCCGGGACGGCGCCAAGGCCAAGGAGCGCATGGTCCAGGCCAACCTGCGTCTGGTCGTGCCGCAGGCCCGCAAGTTCTCGGGTCGTGACCTCGACTTCATCGAGCTCATCCAGGAGGGCAACCTCGGGTTGCTCCGTGCGGTCGAGAAGTTCGACCACACCAAGGGCTACAAGTTCTCGACCTACGCGGTGTGGTGGATCCGTCAGGCCCTCCAGCGCGGCGTGGCCAGCAAGGGCCGCACCATCCGCGTGCCGGCTCACGTCTGGGAGCTGTACGGCAAGCTGCGCTCGGCCGAGCTGCGCCTGCGCCAGCAGAAGGGCGGCGATCCCACCGAGGAGGAGATCGCGGCGGAGGTGGGCCTGACCGCCACCCGTGTCCGTGAGGTCCGCGAGGCGATGCAGGAGCTGGTCAGCCTCGACCGGCCGATCGGTGAGGACGGCGACGCCACCATGGGCGACCTGATCGCCGACCACGGCGTGGTCGACCCGGCCGACACGGCCCTCGAGGGTGACGCGATGTCGCAGATCGAGGCAGCCCTCGACGCCCTCGACGACCGCGAGCGCATCATCCTGGTGCTCCGTTTCGGGCTCGGTGGCGAGGAGCCACAGACGCTCGAGGAGATCGGCGCCCACTTCGGCCTCACCCGCGAGCGCATCCGCCAGATGCAGAACCGGGCGCTGGCCAAGCTCCGTCACCCGTCGCGGGCCCACAACCTGTCGGGTCTGCTCGACGTGCTCGACCGAGCAGCCTGA
- a CDS encoding Lrp/AsnC family transcriptional regulator, translating to MITAFVLLDVDVARVGEVAGLLTEVPGVREVYSVTGRYDLIAKVVVAHNEDLADVVTGRIGAIAGIETSETVIAFRSYSPRLLDEGFALGE from the coding sequence GTGATCACCGCCTTCGTGCTGCTCGACGTGGACGTCGCCCGCGTCGGCGAGGTCGCCGGTCTGCTCACCGAGGTGCCGGGCGTCCGCGAGGTGTACTCGGTCACCGGACGCTACGACCTCATCGCGAAGGTCGTGGTCGCCCACAACGAGGACCTCGCCGACGTCGTGACCGGGCGGATCGGCGCCATCGCGGGCATCGAGACCTCCGAGACCGTCATCGCGTTCCGCAGCTACTCGCCGCGGCTGCTCGACGAGGGCTTCGCGCTCGGCGAGTGA
- a CDS encoding sigma-70 family RNA polymerase sigma factor, producing MTDVTPTSELFERGASRGYVLLSELQDLYDPLTHPDNWVEDTAQAARDLGMQVLDDLVEDADRPEAQPLSASSDSVRQYLNEIGRTDLLTPEQEVDLAKRYQAGLAADAILASGVKLTPRRKVQLRMVGRGGERSKDHMIRANLRLVVSVARKFRGRGVDLLSLIQEGNLGLIRGVEKFDHTKGYKFSTYATWWIRQALQRGLANTGRTVRLPVHVHELMGKVRYAEFALLQQLGREPTEHEIAAELGLPVERLREVKLAAQDVASLDKPIGEDGDATMGELVADEDAIDPESSATAVLAKREVERALAALTDRERTVLMLRYGLMDGEEHTLEDIGAQFGLTRERIRQIEKKTLTKLRHPSRGFQLRGLLDSVDAPS from the coding sequence TTGACCGACGTCACCCCCACCTCCGAGCTGTTCGAGCGCGGTGCCTCGCGCGGGTACGTCCTGCTGAGCGAACTGCAGGACCTCTACGACCCGCTGACGCATCCCGACAACTGGGTCGAGGACACCGCGCAGGCTGCGCGCGACCTCGGCATGCAGGTCCTCGACGACCTCGTCGAGGACGCCGACCGTCCCGAGGCCCAGCCGCTGTCGGCCTCGTCGGACTCGGTGCGCCAGTACCTCAACGAGATCGGGCGCACCGACCTGCTCACTCCCGAGCAGGAGGTCGACCTCGCCAAGCGGTACCAGGCGGGCCTCGCGGCCGACGCCATCCTGGCGTCGGGGGTCAAGCTCACGCCTCGGCGCAAGGTGCAGCTGCGGATGGTCGGTCGGGGTGGGGAACGCTCCAAGGACCACATGATCCGCGCCAACCTGCGCCTCGTGGTCTCGGTGGCCCGCAAGTTCCGCGGACGCGGGGTGGACCTGCTCTCGCTGATCCAGGAGGGCAACCTCGGGCTCATCCGAGGGGTCGAGAAGTTCGACCACACCAAGGGCTACAAGTTCTCGACCTACGCGACCTGGTGGATCCGCCAGGCGCTCCAGCGTGGCCTGGCCAACACCGGCCGCACCGTGCGCCTGCCCGTCCACGTCCACGAGCTGATGGGCAAGGTCCGGTACGCGGAGTTCGCGCTGCTCCAGCAGCTCGGCCGCGAACCCACCGAGCACGAGATCGCCGCGGAGCTCGGTCTGCCGGTCGAGCGCCTGCGCGAGGTCAAGCTCGCCGCCCAGGACGTCGCCTCGCTCGACAAGCCGATCGGCGAGGACGGCGACGCCACCATGGGCGAACTCGTCGCCGACGAGGACGCGATCGACCCCGAGTCCTCCGCGACGGCCGTGCTGGCCAAGCGTGAGGTCGAGCGAGCCCTCGCCGCCCTCACCGACCGCGAGCGCACCGTCCTGATGCTGCGCTACGGGCTGATGGACGGCGAGGAGCACACCCTCGAGGACATCGGTGCCCAGTTCGGGCTGACCCGCGAGCGCATACGGCAGATCGAGAAGAAGACCCTCACCAAGCTGCGTCACCCCTCGCGCGGGTTCCAGCTCCGAGGTCTGCTCGACAGCGTCGATGCGCCGAGCTGA